In Sebaldella termitidis ATCC 33386, one DNA window encodes the following:
- a CDS encoding metal ABC transporter solute-binding protein, Zn/Mn family, protein MSKISKYLITCFIFLLFLISCQNQKKSDTVENAAALDRKPHISVSIPPLKWITEKIAGSDFTVTSVVSSNISPELFDPSVKTIQELEESDLYFSFDLFAFEHKLEDAVSNPGKIYNVLENNSYLLKEDQEAHTGDGHNHGDYDPHVWFSMDIDSSIAENIKNVLSEKYPEKKDIFEKNYSDFISEINTFNTELKNILSDKKSKIFVIYHPALTYFAKEHNLTQVSVEQEGKEPTAQYLKNVINEIKKNNVKVLLVQPQFPKSSVDLISKEVPGIKIIEFNPLEENIFDNLKKFTDSLE, encoded by the coding sequence ATGAGCAAAATTTCAAAGTACTTAATCACATGTTTTATTTTTCTTCTTTTTTTGATTTCATGCCAAAATCAGAAGAAATCAGATACAGTTGAAAATGCAGCTGCTTTAGACAGAAAGCCTCATATTTCAGTGAGTATCCCGCCGTTAAAGTGGATTACCGAGAAAATAGCCGGAAGTGATTTTACAGTAACATCTGTAGTCAGTTCAAATATAAGTCCCGAATTATTTGATCCGTCTGTAAAAACTATTCAGGAGCTGGAGGAATCAGATCTGTACTTCTCTTTTGATTTATTTGCCTTTGAGCATAAACTGGAGGATGCAGTAAGCAATCCCGGAAAAATATACAATGTTCTGGAAAATAACAGTTATCTGCTAAAGGAGGATCAGGAGGCACATACCGGCGACGGGCACAATCACGGCGATTATGATCCGCATGTATGGTTTTCCATGGATATAGATTCTTCAATTGCAGAAAATATTAAGAATGTTCTTTCGGAAAAATATCCTGAAAAAAAAGATATATTTGAAAAAAATTATTCTGACTTTATTTCAGAGATTAACACCTTTAATACAGAATTGAAAAATATACTAAGTGATAAAAAAAGTAAGATTTTTGTTATTTACCATCCTGCACTTACTTATTTCGCCAAGGAACATAATCTTACACAGGTTTCTGTGGAACAGGAAGGCAAGGAACCCACTGCGCAGTATCTGAAAAATGTAATAAACGAAATTAAAAAAAATAATGTAAAGGTTCTTCTTGTACAGCCTCAGTTTCCGAAAAGTTCCGTGGATCTGATTTCCAAAGAAGTACCCGGTATAAAAATTATAGAATTCAATCCTCTTGAGGAAAATATTTTTGACAATCTGAAAAAATTTACAGATTCATTGGAGTAG
- a CDS encoding metal ABC transporter ATP-binding protein — MTKHLIEINNLNFKYENNIILNNISFNITKNENIGILGRNGGGKSTLIKILLGFLKPASGSVKYNIDRKKIGYLPQIREFDATFPISVYDLVISGLTNRKNLFRRFDSQEKKAASDIMDEFGISELNDKLINEVSGGQLQRALIARALISNPELIILDEPESFLDKNFEAKLYNKLKTLKNSTVIIISHELDEIYKHIDSVLLVEKEAKFYKDKNTFMKGR; from the coding sequence ATGACTAAACATTTGATCGAAATAAATAACCTGAACTTCAAATACGAAAACAATATAATTCTGAATAATATTTCCTTTAATATCACAAAAAATGAAAATATCGGTATTCTTGGCAGAAACGGCGGCGGAAAATCTACGCTGATAAAAATTCTTCTGGGATTTTTGAAGCCTGCATCCGGTTCGGTAAAATATAATATTGACAGAAAAAAAATCGGTTATCTGCCGCAAATACGCGAATTCGATGCTACTTTCCCGATTTCGGTTTATGACCTTGTTATTTCAGGGCTTACAAACAGAAAAAATTTATTCAGAAGGTTTGACTCACAGGAAAAAAAAGCTGCTTCTGATATTATGGATGAATTCGGTATATCGGAACTGAATGATAAGCTCATTAATGAAGTTTCGGGCGGGCAGCTGCAAAGAGCCCTTATAGCCAGAGCTCTTATATCAAATCCTGAGCTTATTATTCTTGATGAGCCTGAATCATTTCTGGACAAAAATTTTGAGGCGAAACTATATAATAAATTGAAAACCTTGAAAAATTCTACGGTAATTATTATTTCTCACGAGCTGGACGAGATTTATAAGCATATTGATTCAGTTTTACTTGTAGAAAAAGAAGCGAAATTTTACAAAGACAAAAATACTTTTATGAAAGGCAGATAA
- a CDS encoding metal ABC transporter permease: MDFISSILKYPFMQNALIVGFLSSICCGTIGTYIVNKKMVFISSSISHASYGGIGIGLYLISVFDLPVKDPILFALVFSIFSGILILLLKDKFNLKDDLSIGIIMTFGMAVGIIFSFMTPGYQADLSTYLFGNILLSNKENIIMLLLLDITIIIVFFIFYKSIIYSSFDENFYNIYGVPVKFINYLLIILISSAIIINIKTIGIILIISILTIPQATASLLVKKYYLIIIFSGIFSFLGILSGLYFSYSLNIPSGPAIILSLTIILLFTKGFRKIFLKTT; this comes from the coding sequence ATGGACTTTATTTCCTCAATATTAAAATATCCCTTTATGCAGAATGCACTGATTGTAGGATTCTTATCAAGTATATGCTGCGGTACCATAGGTACTTACATAGTCAATAAAAAAATGGTTTTTATTTCTTCCAGTATCAGTCATGCTTCGTATGGAGGAATCGGGATCGGCTTATACCTGATTTCGGTATTTGATCTTCCTGTAAAAGATCCGATACTCTTTGCTCTTGTTTTCTCCATATTTTCAGGAATTCTTATATTACTTCTGAAAGATAAATTTAATCTGAAAGATGATCTTAGTATAGGAATAATTATGACCTTCGGGATGGCTGTAGGAATTATATTTTCCTTTATGACACCGGGCTATCAGGCAGATTTATCTACTTATCTCTTTGGGAATATACTTTTATCAAATAAAGAGAATATAATAATGCTGCTGCTTCTAGATATAACAATTATTATTGTTTTTTTTATTTTTTATAAATCAATTATATACAGCAGCTTTGATGAAAATTTTTATAATATTTATGGAGTTCCTGTGAAATTTATAAATTATCTATTGATAATTCTGATATCTTCTGCTATTATAATAAATATAAAGACAATCGGTATCATATTAATTATCTCCATATTAACCATTCCACAGGCAACAGCTTCGCTATTAGTAAAAAAGTACTATTTAATAATTATTTTTTCAGGAATTTTCTCATTTTTGGGAATACTTTCCGGTTTATATTTTTCATATAGTCTGAATATTCCGTCAGGACCAGCAATAATACTTTCACTTACAATTATTCTGCTGTTTACCAAAGGCTTTAGGAAAATCTTTTTAAAAACAACTTGA